In Camarhynchus parvulus chromosome Z, STF_HiC, whole genome shotgun sequence, a genomic segment contains:
- the LOC115915722 gene encoding interferon-like, whose amino-acid sequence MAAPTATPPRLPHAAPALLLLLTALASSLACQHLWTHEDTFPGDALRLLQDVAVGHTQPCHLQEPPFFPATLLHNNLQPHQAAATALRILQHLFHTLSSNSTRQHWPSQARNHLLNKLQHHIHHLEQCLPDNATPFKGPRNPLLAINKYFRDIHLFLHAHNHSACAWDHVRLEARASLQHLHNLTRTMRR is encoded by the coding sequence ATGGCTGCGCCCACAGCCACACCGCCACGCCTGCCGCACGCCGCCCCGgcgctcctgctcctcctcaccGCTCTggccagcagcctggcctgccaACACCTCTGGACACACGAGGACACCTTCCCCGGCGACGCTCTCCGCCTCCTCCAGGACGTGGCTGTGggccacacacagccctgccacctcCAAGAGCCGCCCTTCTTCCCCGCCACCCTGCTCCACAACAACCTGCAGCCGCACCAAGCCGCCGCCACCGCCCTGCgcatcctgcagcacctctTCCACACCCTCAGCTCCAACAGCACCCGCCAGCACTGGCCCAGCCAGGCTCGCAACCACCTCCTCAACAAGCTGCAGCACCACATCCACCACCTGGAGCAATGCCTCCCCGACAACGCCACGCCCTTCAAAGGACCACGCAACCCGCTGCTCGCCATCAACAAGTACTTCAGGGACATCCACCTCTTCCTGCACGCCCACAACCACAGCGCCTGCGCCTGGGACCACGTCCGCCTCGAAGCTCGTGCCTCTCTACAGCACCTCCACAACCTCACACGCACCATGCGCCGCTAG